In Verrucomicrobiia bacterium, the sequence AATTGCGTCTCATCCTTGATCGCCAACAAATCTTTTAAATCACCTTCCAAAACCTTTTGACCCTCATGCAAAATCGCCACTCGATCACAAACCTCCTCCACTTGATCCAACCAATGTGACGATAACACAACCGTTTTGCCCGCTTGTTTTAATCTTAAAATCAAATCCTTGATATCACGCGACCCCAATGGATCCACTCCAGCCGTCGGCTCATCCAACAACACCAACTCCGGATCATGCACCAAAGCTTGAGCTAAACCAATGCGCTGCAACATGCCTTTAGAATAAGTATTCAGCGCACGCCTGGCCCCCTTCTCCAACCCCACTAAAACAAGCAACTCATCCACCCTTCGCGACAATTTCGTTTTGGGAACCCCACACAATCGTCCACAAAAATAAAGCAACTCTTCACCTGTTAAAAAACGATAAAAATAAGGACTTTCCGGCAAAAATCCAATGCGTTGACGCGTAGCAAGACGCCGAATCGAACTTCCCAACACTTGAACCTGACCTGAAGTCGCCTCAACCAACCCCAAAATAATTTTTAACGTCGTGCTTTTTCCCGAACCATTTGGCCCTAACAACCCAAACACCTCACCCGCCTTCACCTCCAAATTCAAATCGCGTAACGCCTCCACCTTTGCCCCACGCCAACTCGTAGTGTAACGCTTACTCACATTAACCATTTGAATGGAAACCATCCCCTTCATCCTGACAAAAAAATTAACCTTTAGCCAGAAAGCAATCAAGCGGTTAGCCTCCATTTCCTGTTATCCTCTGGCTAGCTCTACAACTGTCCGAAGTTCTTTAATTATCTTTTATATAGCTAAGAAAAAACCTCTTGCCATTCCCGACTCGATCGGGAATCCATTCTTTATTCCCCTGGATCCCCAGGTCAAGCCCGAGGATGACAGGAGACCGAATCGAGGGGAATGAAAGGCTTGATAATTGTTTTTAAGCTTTTCCTTAACTCCTTAACTCTCTGTGTCATACGTTTCAAAGAGCAACTATTAGAAAATCTAATACATTGTATAAGAATTACTTATAGTTAATTTTTATACTTTTTCTTCTTGCCAATTTTCTTTGTGCGCTTCACTTTCAACTCAGGAAAAACATGAAAAAACAAATCATTCTTTTTTGTGGTTTTATTTTTTCAATGAGAAATTTTCATGCTGCTGATATGACAATTAACGGCAATTTGGATGGAAAGGGAACAGCTATTATTAACCGCAGAGAACGCAGAGTTTGGCAGACCTTCCTGCAATCGCTACGCTCAAGCGTTGCAGGCGGGGAGAAAACAAAGAAGGAAAAAGTTTAAGGTTTTTAAGTAAATGAAGTCTCAAGTTTTAAAGATTTTCTCCGCGCTCTCTGCGACCTCCGCGGTGCAATGGTGTTTGGTTTTTTTGTTTGTCAGTTTGGTTAGTGCCGCTGCGGTTCCCCAATGGTGGATTACGCGCGGGGTGATTGATACCAATTTGGCTGCT encodes:
- a CDS encoding ABC transporter ATP-binding protein, with the translated sequence MKGMVSIQMVNVSKRYTTSWRGAKVEALRDLNLEVKAGEVFGLLGPNGSGKSTTLKIILGLVEATSGQVQVLGSSIRRLATRQRIGFLPESPYFYRFLTGEELLYFCGRLCGVPKTKLSRRVDELLVLVGLEKGARRALNTYSKGMLQRIGLAQALVHDPELVLLDEPTAGVDPLGSRDIKDLILRLKQAGKTVVLSSHWLDQVEEVCDRVAILHEGQKVLEGDLKDLLAIKDETQLVVKHFQKERESEVRRALEQLHVEWVEAKSVKRDLESLFVERVSK